The following coding sequences lie in one Vibrio sp. ED004 genomic window:
- a CDS encoding acetyl-CoA C-acetyltransferase — translation MEKVFIVAAKRTPIGAFTGSLKNVSAGELAGVAIKGALESVDISLDAIDEVIVGNVISAGQGMGVARQASIYAGLPEETPAYGVNMICGSGMKSVMDAAAHIKAQDAEVVIAAGVEVMSQIPFVVPASVRNGQKMGDISMKDLLVGDGLTDAFNHYHMGMTAENIANTLNISRLAQDNYALESQQKAVAAIEAGKFNEQIVPVEVKQRRQTITFDTDEYPKSDATFEGLQKLRPAFDREGSVTAGNASGINDGASAIILASESAVAKYGLTPLVELTSYAQSGLDPKIMGLGPVEAVSKALDKANLTLEEIDLFELNEAFAAQALGVMYQLSEQHDLPLDAFKPKVNVNGGAIALGHPLGASGNRIIVSLIHEMLEQKMTYGVASLCVGGGMGTAVLLKGIEG, via the coding sequence ATGGAAAAAGTATTTATTGTTGCGGCTAAGCGCACTCCTATTGGTGCATTTACCGGGTCGCTAAAAAACGTATCTGCGGGCGAGCTGGCTGGCGTTGCGATCAAAGGTGCGCTTGAGTCTGTCGATATTTCGTTAGATGCGATTGATGAAGTGATCGTCGGCAACGTGATTTCGGCAGGTCAAGGCATGGGGGTTGCTCGTCAGGCTTCCATCTATGCGGGGCTTCCTGAGGAAACACCAGCATACGGCGTGAACATGATTTGCGGCAGTGGCATGAAATCAGTGATGGACGCAGCGGCGCACATTAAAGCACAAGATGCTGAAGTGGTTATTGCTGCCGGTGTTGAAGTGATGTCCCAAATTCCTTTTGTGGTACCAGCGAGCGTTCGTAATGGTCAGAAAATGGGTGACATCTCAATGAAAGACTTACTGGTTGGTGATGGCTTAACCGATGCGTTTAATCACTACCACATGGGCATGACCGCTGAGAATATCGCGAACACGTTGAATATTTCGCGCCTAGCTCAAGATAACTATGCCTTAGAAAGCCAACAGAAAGCCGTTGCTGCGATTGAAGCGGGTAAGTTTAACGAGCAAATCGTGCCTGTAGAAGTTAAGCAGCGCAGACAAACCATCACGTTTGATACAGATGAGTATCCGAAGTCAGACGCGACATTTGAAGGTCTACAAAAGCTTCGCCCAGCCTTTGACCGTGAAGGGTCTGTCACGGCGGGTAACGCTTCGGGTATCAATGATGGTGCGAGTGCGATTATCTTAGCGTCTGAGTCGGCGGTAGCGAAATATGGTCTAACACCTTTAGTGGAACTGACCAGCTACGCACAATCAGGTTTGGATCCAAAGATTATGGGTTTAGGACCAGTAGAAGCGGTTTCTAAAGCGCTTGATAAAGCGAATCTCACTCTCGAAGAAATAGATTTATTTGAATTGAATGAAGCGTTTGCAGCACAAGCTCTTGGCGTAATGTACCAATTATCAGAGCAGCATGACTTACCGCTTGATGCGTTCAAGCCAAAGGTGAATGTGAATGGTGGTGCAATCGCGCTTGGCCATCCTTTAGGTGCGTCAGGCAATCGAATTATTGTTTCACTCATCCATGAAATGCTTGAACAGAAAATGACTTATGGCGTTGCTTCACTCTGTGTGGGTGGAGGAATGGGAACCGCTGTTTTGCTAAAAGGTATTGAAGGTTAG
- a CDS encoding phasin family protein, producing MYTDIFKTITDQTEKQFEPYLKFNKLVAKNVQTMTELQMNAMQTYTDMGLAQMKAVTEIKDVTSLTAFNSQQLAALTQLSQQMMTDSSKMQAAAKEFKEDVETLTTENLKTVTPA from the coding sequence ATGTACACGGATATTTTCAAAACAATTACTGACCAAACTGAAAAGCAATTTGAACCGTACTTAAAGTTCAACAAGTTGGTTGCAAAGAACGTCCAAACGATGACTGAACTGCAAATGAATGCAATGCAGACTTACACGGACATGGGTCTTGCGCAAATGAAAGCAGTGACTGAAATCAAAGACGTGACTAGCCTAACGGCTTTCAACAGCCAGCAACTAGCAGCGCTAACTCAATTGTCTCAACAGATGATGACCGATAGCTCAAAAATGCAAGCTGCTGCAAAAGAGTTCAAAGAAGATGTTGAAACACTAACAACTGAAAACTTGAAAACAGTTACACCTGCATAA
- the phaC gene encoding class I poly(R)-hydroxyalkanoic acid synthase, protein MFQHFFSDYLVKLQQTNQQWWESFEQNKEAAQSPLNQAMQELNFEDASKIFEQAANQPAVLLQLQSQWWEQQLKIWQNAALMGNTESVIAEDRSDKRFIDEAWKNDPFYSFIKQSYLLFSKSYIDTINSIEGIDEKTKERVAFFSRQAINALSPSNFIATNPELMKLTLERNGENLLDGLEQLQADVEASADILKIRMTNNNAFRLGVDVANTEGDVVFQNDLFELIQYYPKTPQVNATPLLIVPPFINKYYILDLREKNSMVRWLLEQGHSVFMMSWRNPGEAQKDQEFGDYVTEGVVKAVAAIEDITGKEQINAAGYCIGGTVLASTVAYYAAKRMKKRIKTATFFTTLLDFSQPGEVGAYINETIINAIEKQNDAKGYMDGRSLSVTFSLLRENSLYWNYYIDNYLKGSSPMEFDLLYWNSDSTNVAAKCHNFLLRELYLENKLVQDKGVKVGGVWIDLNKIKIPSYFISAKEDHIALWQGTYRGALNTGGNKTFVLGESGHIAGIVNHPDKKKYGFWLNDNLDDSADEWLSNASHNEGSWWTHWDQWLQGFETDEKIEPFNQGSELNPVIGKAPGNYVKQVLPIIDQETVDKEPADTEAPKNES, encoded by the coding sequence ATGTTTCAACACTTCTTTTCGGACTACCTTGTTAAACTTCAACAAACGAACCAGCAATGGTGGGAAAGCTTTGAACAAAACAAGGAAGCCGCGCAATCTCCCCTAAACCAAGCGATGCAAGAATTGAACTTTGAGGATGCATCAAAAATCTTCGAGCAAGCCGCTAACCAACCTGCCGTTCTTCTTCAGTTACAATCCCAATGGTGGGAACAACAACTCAAGATCTGGCAAAATGCCGCGTTGATGGGCAACACCGAGAGTGTGATAGCCGAAGATCGTAGCGACAAGCGCTTTATTGACGAGGCGTGGAAAAACGACCCGTTCTACAGCTTTATCAAGCAATCCTATTTGTTATTCAGCAAAAGCTATATCGATACCATCAACTCTATCGAAGGCATCGACGAAAAAACCAAAGAGCGTGTGGCGTTCTTTTCACGTCAGGCTATTAATGCTCTTTCTCCAAGCAATTTCATTGCGACTAACCCAGAGCTGATGAAACTGACGCTTGAGCGAAATGGCGAAAACCTGCTTGATGGGTTAGAGCAACTACAAGCAGACGTTGAAGCGAGTGCTGATATTCTCAAGATTCGTATGACCAACAATAATGCCTTCCGATTAGGTGTTGATGTTGCGAACACGGAAGGTGATGTTGTTTTTCAAAACGACCTGTTCGAGCTTATTCAATACTATCCAAAGACACCTCAGGTGAATGCAACGCCTTTGTTGATCGTTCCGCCGTTCATCAATAAGTACTACATTCTTGACCTTCGTGAAAAGAACTCGATGGTACGTTGGTTGCTTGAGCAAGGGCACAGTGTGTTCATGATGTCTTGGCGTAATCCGGGTGAGGCGCAGAAAGACCAAGAATTCGGTGACTATGTCACGGAAGGTGTAGTGAAAGCGGTCGCGGCGATTGAAGACATTACCGGTAAAGAGCAGATCAATGCTGCGGGTTACTGTATCGGTGGCACGGTATTGGCTTCTACGGTTGCTTACTACGCAGCGAAGCGCATGAAGAAACGCATCAAAACCGCGACCTTCTTTACCACCTTGTTGGATTTTTCACAGCCGGGAGAGGTTGGCGCGTATATCAACGAAACGATCATTAACGCGATTGAGAAACAGAACGACGCCAAAGGTTATATGGATGGTCGCTCACTGAGCGTGACGTTCAGTTTGCTTCGCGAAAACAGTCTGTACTGGAACTACTACATTGATAACTACCTAAAAGGCAGCAGCCCAATGGAGTTTGACCTGTTGTACTGGAACAGTGACAGCACCAACGTGGCTGCGAAATGCCATAACTTCTTGTTGCGTGAGCTTTACCTTGAGAACAAACTCGTGCAAGACAAAGGCGTGAAAGTAGGTGGTGTTTGGATCGATTTGAATAAGATCAAAATACCGAGCTACTTCATCTCAGCCAAAGAAGACCATATTGCCTTATGGCAGGGGACTTACCGTGGTGCATTGAACACAGGTGGCAACAAAACTTTTGTGTTGGGTGAATCAGGACATATTGCAGGTATTGTTAATCATCCAGACAAGAAGAAATATGGGTTCTGGTTGAATGACAATCTTGATGATTCTGCTGATGAATGGCTATCAAATGCGAGCCACAACGAAGGTTCATGGTGGACACACTGGGATCAGTGGTTACAGGGCTTTGAGACTGACGAGAAGATCGAACCTTTCAATCAAGGTTCTGAGCTTAACCCTGTGATTGGCAAGGCACCAGGCAACTATGTAAAACAGGTGCTGCCGATTATTGATCAAGAAACGGTAGATAAAGAGCCTGCTGACACAGAAGCTCCGAAAAACGAATCTTAG
- a CDS encoding TIGR02808 family protein: protein MSTLESVIWHILGYSAMPVIILGGFAGVAAVSLWILSMGKDKEID, encoded by the coding sequence ATGAGTACTTTAGAAAGCGTAATTTGGCACATCCTAGGTTACAGCGCTATGCCAGTTATCATCCTGGGCGGCTTCGCAGGTGTTGCAGCCGTATCTCTTTGGATTTTATCTATGGGTAAAGACAAAGAAATCGATTAA
- a CDS encoding NapC/NirT family cytochrome c produces MIKLLKAFWKRLATPSKAAVGVVLFLGFSGGLLFWGAFNTGMEATNTEEFCSGCHAPIVEEIQETIHYSNRSGVRAICSDCHVPHEWTDKIVRKVQASKELYAHFISKTIDTPEKFKERRHHLAEREWARLKKNDSLECRNCHQFDYMDFSEQSPRSAKQHSTALASGEKTCVDCHKGIAHKLPDMHGVEGWQ; encoded by the coding sequence ATGATAAAATTACTTAAAGCGTTTTGGAAAAGACTCGCGACACCAAGTAAAGCAGCGGTAGGCGTTGTTTTATTCTTGGGTTTCTCGGGCGGTCTTTTGTTCTGGGGTGCATTTAACACGGGTATGGAAGCAACCAACACAGAAGAATTCTGTTCTGGCTGTCACGCACCTATTGTTGAAGAGATCCAAGAAACGATTCACTACTCTAACCGTTCAGGCGTTCGTGCAATCTGTTCAGACTGTCACGTACCGCATGAGTGGACTGATAAAATCGTTCGTAAAGTTCAAGCATCAAAAGAGCTATATGCGCACTTTATTTCTAAGACGATTGATACTCCTGAGAAATTCAAAGAGCGTCGTCATCACTTAGCAGAGCGTGAATGGGCTCGATTGAAAAAGAACGATTCACTTGAGTGTCGTAACTGTCACCAGTTCGATTACATGGACTTCTCAGAGCAGAGCCCTCGTAGTGCGAAACAGCACTCGACAGCGCTAGCTTCTGGTGAGAAAACGTGTGTAGACTGTCACAAAGGTATTGCACACAAACTACCAGACATGCACGGCGTTGAAGGCTGGCAATAA
- a CDS encoding nitrate reductase cytochrome c-type subunit, with translation MKKLITALLSAGLLLAGAVQAEAELDNPGGIGGVESLRGASELEATRAADDFKKFPRDQVLESDYVYQPPLVPHTIRSYEVSLNANKCLSCHSWKNAKEMGATKVSVTHYMNREDAVLADVSPRRYFCLQCHVPQANAKPLVENEFKPVDSLR, from the coding sequence ATGAAAAAACTGATTACTGCCCTACTATCAGCTGGTCTTTTACTAGCTGGTGCAGTTCAAGCTGAAGCTGAGCTGGATAACCCAGGCGGCATTGGTGGCGTAGAATCTCTACGTGGTGCAAGTGAACTAGAAGCAACTCGCGCAGCGGACGACTTTAAAAAGTTCCCACGCGACCAAGTGCTAGAGAGCGATTACGTATACCAACCACCATTGGTACCTCACACAATTCGTAGCTACGAAGTTTCTTTAAACGCAAACAAATGTCTGTCTTGCCACAGCTGGAAAAATGCAAAAGAAATGGGTGCAACTAAGGTGAGTGTAACTCACTACATGAACCGTGAAGACGCCGTTCTTGCTGATGTGTCACCTCGTCGTTACTTCTGTCTGCAGTGTCACGTTCCTCAAGCTAATGCAAAACCACTAGTTGAGAACGAGTTCAAACCTGTAGATTCACTGCGTTAA
- the napA gene encoding periplasmic nitrate reductase subunit alpha — protein sequence MKMTRRAFVKANAAASAAAVAGVTLPATATNLIASSDQTKITWDKAPCRFCGTGCSVLVGTQNGKVVATQGDPEAPVNKGLNCIKGYFLSKIMYGKDRLEQPLLRMKDGEFHKDGDFAPVSWDKAFDVMAEKWKASLKKNGPTGVGMFGSGQWTVMEGYAAVKMMKAGFRSNNIDPNARHCMASAVGAFMRTFGIDEPMGCYDDFEHADAFVLWGSNMAEMHPVLWTRITDRRLSHPHVQVNVLSTYYHRSFELADTGYIFNPQSDLAIANFIANYIIQNDAVNWDFVNKHTNFKQATTDIGYGLRDDDPLQKAAANPNSGAMTAISFEDYKASVAEYTVEKASEMSGVSQDDLIKLAKQYADPNIKVMSLWTMGMNQHTRGVWMNSLVYNIHLLTGKISTPGNSPFSLTGQPSACGTAREVGTFSHRLPADMVVANPKHRKIAEDIWKLPEGTIPAKPGKHAVAQDRALKDGTINAYWVMCNNNMQAGPNINTERLPGYRNPDNFIVCSDPYPTATAQAADLILPTAMWIEKEGAYGNAERRTQAWYQQVKTVGEAKSDLWQIMEFSKRFTIEEVWGEELVAKMPEYRGKTMYDVLYKNGNVDAFPLSEAQELNDDAQAQGFYVQKGLFEEYAAFGRGHGHDLAPYDRYHKVRGLRWPVVDGKETLWRFKEGSDPYAKKGSDWDFYGKPDGKALIINAPYEAPPEVPNDEYDMWLCTGRVLEHWHTGTMTRRVPELYKAVPDALCYIHPADAKARGLRRGDEVLIENKRGEVRVRVETRGRNRPPQGLVFVPFFDARILINKLILDATDPLSKQTDYKKCPVKITKVA from the coding sequence ATGAAAATGACAAGACGTGCGTTTGTGAAAGCAAACGCAGCTGCATCAGCGGCAGCCGTTGCAGGTGTAACACTACCAGCAACAGCAACCAACCTGATTGCTAGCTCTGATCAAACAAAAATCACGTGGGATAAAGCGCCTTGTCGTTTTTGTGGTACGGGCTGTTCGGTACTAGTAGGTACTCAAAACGGCAAAGTGGTTGCAACTCAAGGCGACCCAGAAGCACCGGTAAACAAAGGCCTTAACTGTATCAAAGGCTACTTCCTTTCAAAAATCATGTACGGCAAAGACCGTCTAGAACAGCCTCTTCTTCGTATGAAAGATGGCGAGTTCCATAAAGATGGTGATTTTGCACCAGTATCTTGGGACAAAGCGTTCGACGTGATGGCTGAGAAATGGAAAGCATCTCTTAAGAAGAACGGCCCAACAGGTGTTGGTATGTTCGGTTCTGGTCAGTGGACAGTAATGGAAGGCTACGCAGCCGTTAAGATGATGAAAGCGGGTTTCCGTTCAAACAACATCGATCCAAACGCTCGTCACTGTATGGCTTCTGCGGTAGGTGCATTCATGCGTACCTTCGGTATCGATGAGCCAATGGGTTGTTACGATGACTTTGAACACGCAGACGCATTTGTACTGTGGGGTTCAAACATGGCAGAAATGCACCCAGTACTATGGACTCGTATTACAGATCGTCGTCTAAGCCACCCACACGTTCAAGTAAACGTACTGTCTACTTACTACCACCGTTCTTTTGAGCTTGCAGACACTGGTTACATCTTCAACCCTCAGTCTGACCTTGCGATTGCAAACTTCATCGCAAACTACATCATCCAAAACGATGCAGTTAACTGGGACTTCGTGAACAAACACACGAACTTCAAGCAAGCAACAACAGACATCGGTTACGGCCTTCGTGACGACGATCCTCTACAGAAAGCAGCAGCAAACCCTAACTCAGGCGCAATGACTGCTATCTCTTTCGAAGACTACAAAGCGTCTGTTGCTGAGTACACAGTTGAGAAAGCGTCTGAAATGTCAGGTGTATCTCAAGATGACCTTATCAAGCTGGCTAAGCAATACGCCGATCCAAACATCAAAGTAATGTCACTTTGGACTATGGGTATGAACCAACATACTCGTGGCGTATGGATGAACAGCCTTGTGTACAACATCCACCTTCTAACAGGTAAGATTTCTACTCCAGGTAACAGCCCATTCTCACTAACTGGTCAACCATCTGCGTGTGGTACAGCTCGTGAAGTAGGCACGTTCTCTCACCGTCTACCTGCAGATATGGTGGTTGCTAACCCTAAACACCGTAAAATTGCAGAAGACATCTGGAAACTTCCAGAAGGCACTATCCCAGCAAAACCTGGTAAACACGCTGTTGCTCAAGACCGTGCATTAAAAGACGGTACGATCAACGCTTACTGGGTAATGTGTAACAACAACATGCAAGCAGGTCCAAACATCAACACTGAGCGTCTGCCTGGTTACCGTAACCCAGATAACTTCATTGTTTGTTCAGACCCGTACCCAACAGCAACAGCTCAAGCAGCTGACCTTATCCTTCCTACAGCAATGTGGATTGAGAAAGAAGGTGCTTACGGTAACGCAGAGCGTCGTACACAAGCATGGTACCAACAAGTGAAAACGGTAGGTGAAGCAAAGTCTGATCTATGGCAAATCATGGAGTTCTCTAAGCGCTTCACTATTGAAGAAGTTTGGGGTGAAGAACTGGTTGCGAAAATGCCTGAGTACCGTGGCAAAACCATGTACGACGTGCTTTACAAAAACGGCAATGTTGATGCTTTCCCTCTGTCTGAAGCTCAAGAGCTTAACGACGATGCACAAGCACAAGGTTTCTACGTTCAAAAAGGTCTATTCGAAGAATACGCAGCCTTTGGTCGCGGCCACGGTCACGATTTAGCACCATACGATCGCTACCACAAAGTTCGTGGTCTACGTTGGCCTGTTGTTGACGGTAAAGAGACACTATGGCGCTTTAAAGAAGGTTCAGATCCATACGCTAAGAAAGGTTCTGATTGGGACTTCTACGGTAAGCCAGATGGTAAAGCACTGATCATCAATGCTCCATACGAAGCGCCACCTGAAGTACCAAACGATGAATACGATATGTGGCTATGTACAGGTCGTGTTCTTGAGCACTGGCACACAGGTACTATGACTCGTCGTGTACCAGAACTTTACAAAGCAGTACCGGATGCACTTTGCTACATCCACCCTGCTGACGCTAAAGCTCGTGGTCTTCGCCGTGGTGATGAAGTTCTTATCGAAAATAAACGTGGTGAAGTTCGTGTGCGTGTTGAAACTCGCGGCCGTAACCGTCCACCACAAGGCTTGGTATTCGTACCATTCTTTGATGCAAGAATTCTGATCAACAAGTTGATCTTGGATGCAACGGATCCTCTGTCTAAACAGACGGACTACAAGAAGTGTCCAGTTAAGATCACTAAAGTCGCTTAA
- a CDS encoding chaperone NapD has translation MALNEVHISSLVVHVSPEHLNEIKAEIEQFDNAEIYGDSPEGKIIVVLETENQGFVTDTIEAINNIKNVLGTALVYHQIETGLEETDLETGSNNSQLEGEV, from the coding sequence ATGGCACTAAATGAAGTGCATATATCAAGTTTAGTCGTGCATGTGAGCCCAGAGCATCTCAATGAGATCAAAGCAGAGATCGAGCAATTCGATAACGCTGAGATCTACGGAGATAGCCCTGAAGGCAAAATCATCGTGGTCCTAGAAACCGAAAACCAAGGTTTTGTAACGGACACCATCGAAGCAATAAACAACATTAAGAACGTTTTAGGGACAGCTTTGGTTTATCACCAAATCGAAACTGGACTAGAAGAAACGGATTTAGAAACTGGAAGCAACAATTCTCAACTTGAGGGTGAAGTATGA
- the napF gene encoding ferredoxin-type protein NapF produces the protein MVDLSKRRLFSRRKVDSSQIRLPWIKNLESFADDCTRCGKCIESCETEIIIVGDGGFPTVDFSIEECTFCYQCADVCPEPIFKPKQGEPWQAKARISDKCLAQQNVECRSCGDMCEPMAIQFQLRAGSVALPKIELNECNGCGACVAVCPTSAILVSNA, from the coding sequence GTGGTAGATCTATCAAAACGCCGTCTATTTTCTAGACGAAAAGTTGATTCAAGCCAGATTCGTTTGCCTTGGATTAAAAACCTAGAAAGCTTTGCAGATGACTGCACTCGCTGCGGTAAATGCATCGAGAGTTGTGAGACTGAGATAATCATTGTAGGCGATGGTGGGTTTCCTACTGTCGATTTCTCAATTGAGGAATGTACGTTCTGCTATCAGTGTGCAGACGTTTGTCCTGAACCCATTTTTAAGCCAAAGCAAGGAGAGCCTTGGCAAGCAAAAGCACGTATTTCTGATAAGTGTTTAGCGCAACAAAATGTTGAATGCCGAAGCTGTGGTGACATGTGTGAACCTATGGCCATTCAATTTCAACTTAGAGCAGGCAGTGTTGCTCTACCAAAAATCGAGTTAAATGAGTGTAACGGTTGTGGAGCCTGCGTAGCAGTTTGCCCTACTTCAGCTATTCTTGTGAGTAATGCATAA
- the narQ gene encoding nitrate/nitrite two-component system sensor histidine kinase NarQ, producing the protein MLIKPVSSVTSTIAKSLLSILLLSVATTGFAIFTLASSLNDAEAVNIAGSMRMQSYRLAHDIQIESVDYDSHIREFESSLYSPSMTNLVSWEVPADITEDYYLIIGRWHELKRVLNSEDRKHYLVLVENFVTEIDGFVFKLQEFSEDKLIKLAWAGGIGLGGILVISLFVVHFVRKQVVKPLHALVGASQRIKNSDFEVELKVTSSNEMGILTKTFNSMAKDLGVLYRNLEDAVDAKTVELQNANQSLQALYNSSQELTVTRIAPENFRAILQHLVSLEGIESLRLEIVDNSGRSLIMDEGYDSNLDYEKFEMKLDDNELILGYLYCSYHHGHSTKALIESFIQLLSRAIYYNRAQKKAEQLIIMEERATIARELHDSLAQSLSYLKIQVTLLKRVIGKLPEQQHREQSEQIASEIGNGLADAYTQLRELLTTFRLTIKEGNFGDALSTMLEELSERTDAKINLTNNLSSIELDAHSQVHLLQLIREATINAIKHANADLIDVCCIDEDGEVLVVIKDNGDGFDSSSSKMNHYGMSIMQERAARLNGDLTIEAAQGEGCTVILKYKSLKEVKVDDL; encoded by the coding sequence TTGCTTATAAAACCGGTTTCATCTGTAACGAGTACGATAGCTAAGTCACTGCTGTCTATACTGCTGTTGTCGGTTGCTACGACAGGCTTTGCTATCTTTACATTGGCTTCAAGTTTGAATGATGCAGAAGCGGTGAACATCGCAGGTTCAATGCGCATGCAGAGCTACCGTCTAGCCCATGATATTCAAATAGAATCAGTTGATTATGATTCTCATATCCGTGAATTCGAAAGCTCTCTTTACTCACCGTCGATGACCAACTTGGTAAGTTGGGAAGTTCCGGCAGACATCACAGAAGACTACTATCTCATCATTGGCCGTTGGCATGAACTGAAACGTGTATTGAACAGTGAAGATCGCAAACACTATCTTGTGTTGGTTGAAAACTTCGTGACTGAAATCGATGGCTTTGTTTTTAAGCTGCAAGAGTTCTCAGAAGATAAGCTGATAAAACTTGCGTGGGCTGGTGGTATTGGTTTGGGCGGAATTCTCGTCATATCTCTTTTTGTTGTTCACTTTGTACGTAAACAGGTTGTTAAACCGTTGCATGCCTTAGTTGGAGCCAGCCAGCGAATCAAGAACAGTGATTTTGAGGTAGAACTCAAAGTGACCAGTAGCAATGAAATGGGCATTTTGACGAAAACCTTTAACTCAATGGCGAAAGATCTGGGTGTGCTTTATCGCAATCTTGAAGATGCGGTGGATGCTAAGACGGTAGAGCTACAAAATGCCAACCAGTCACTGCAGGCACTTTATAACTCGTCACAAGAGCTCACGGTTACGCGTATCGCGCCTGAAAATTTCCGAGCTATCTTGCAGCACCTCGTGAGCTTGGAAGGAATAGAATCATTGAGACTTGAGATCGTAGATAACTCAGGCCGTTCATTGATTATGGATGAAGGTTACGATTCCAATTTAGATTACGAAAAGTTCGAGATGAAGCTGGATGATAACGAACTTATTCTCGGCTATTTATACTGCTCTTATCATCACGGACATTCTACCAAGGCGCTGATCGAGAGTTTTATTCAACTGTTATCTCGAGCTATTTATTATAATCGGGCCCAAAAGAAAGCCGAACAGCTTATTATTATGGAAGAACGTGCGACGATCGCACGTGAGTTGCACGATTCATTGGCTCAATCACTGTCCTATTTGAAAATCCAAGTTACATTATTAAAGCGTGTGATTGGTAAATTGCCAGAGCAGCAACACAGAGAACAGTCAGAGCAAATAGCGTCGGAAATCGGTAATGGATTAGCAGACGCCTATACTCAGCTAAGAGAGCTACTCACCACATTTAGGTTGACCATAAAAGAGGGCAACTTTGGAGATGCCTTGAGCACCATGCTTGAGGAACTCAGTGAAAGGACCGATGCGAAGATTAACCTCACCAATAATCTTTCATCGATTGAACTTGATGCACACAGTCAGGTTCACTTGCTTCAATTGATTCGTGAAGCAACAATAAACGCAATAAAACACGCCAATGCCGACTTGATAGATGTATGCTGTATCGATGAGGACGGTGAAGTGTTAGTCGTGATTAAAGATAATGGAGACGGCTTTGACTCAAGTAGTTCTAAAATGAACCACTATGGGATGAGCATTATGCAGGAGCGTGCGGCAAGACTGAATGGCGACTTAACGATTGAAGCGGCTCAAGGTGAAGGCTGTACAGTCATATTGAAATATAAAAGTTTGAAGGAAGTTAAAGTTGACGATTTGTAA
- a CDS encoding response regulator yields the protein MTICKVMLVDDHPLMRRGISQLLSFEDEFEVIAEASNGTEAVALAHEEEPDLILLDLNMKGMSGLDTLKALRTDGSSANIVILTVSDSPADIEAIVKAGADGYLLKDTEPDELIELLKQAHSGDKAYSSVVARYLNDAGSRNDIFDQLTEREMQILQEVAKGYRNKQIADHLFISESTVKVHMKSLLKKLQVPSRTAATVLYLERYGEMK from the coding sequence TTGACGATTTGTAAAGTAATGCTGGTTGATGATCATCCATTGATGCGCAGAGGTATAAGCCAATTACTGAGCTTTGAAGACGAATTCGAAGTGATTGCAGAAGCAAGTAACGGCACGGAAGCAGTTGCTCTCGCTCATGAAGAAGAACCTGATTTGATCCTTTTGGATCTCAATATGAAAGGCATGTCTGGGTTAGATACCTTGAAAGCACTTCGTACTGACGGTTCAAGCGCAAACATTGTAATCCTAACTGTCTCTGACAGCCCGGCAGACATTGAAGCGATTGTAAAAGCGGGTGCTGATGGTTACTTGCTGAAAGACACTGAGCCTGATGAACTGATCGAACTGCTTAAGCAAGCACACAGTGGAGACAAAGCCTACAGCAGTGTGGTTGCTCGTTACCTAAACGATGCAGGTAGCCGCAACGACATCTTCGACCAACTGACTGAACGTGAAATGCAGATCCTTCAAGAAGTCGCAAAAGGTTACCGTAATAAGCAGATCGCTGACCACCTGTTCATTTCTGAATCGACAGTTAAGGTACATATGAAAAGCCTGCTGAAAAAGCTACAAGTACCTTCACGTACTGCAGCAACCGTTCTTTACCTAGAGCGTTACGGAGAAATGAAGTAG